In Lacibacter sp. H375, one DNA window encodes the following:
- a CDS encoding thymidine kinase, which produces MFIEPNIKGDRRGWIEVICGSMFSGKTEELIRRLKRARIANLKVEIFKPAVDIRYDEVKIVSHDENAIQSTPIDNSQKILLLAQGVEVVGIDEAQFFDPEITNVCEKLALSGTRVIVAGLDMDYKAQPFGQMPNLLAVADYITKLHAICVVCGNIANYSYRTSSEGGQVVLGEKDKYEPRCRHCYHF; this is translated from the coding sequence ATGTTTATTGAACCGAATATAAAAGGCGACCGGAGAGGCTGGATTGAAGTGATCTGTGGCTCCATGTTCAGTGGAAAAACAGAGGAACTTATCCGCCGTTTAAAACGGGCACGCATAGCCAACCTAAAGGTGGAGATATTTAAACCAGCTGTTGATATCCGTTATGATGAGGTAAAAATTGTATCGCATGATGAGAACGCCATTCAATCAACTCCAATTGATAATTCACAGAAAATTTTATTGCTGGCACAGGGTGTAGAAGTTGTTGGTATTGATGAAGCCCAGTTCTTCGATCCTGAAATAACCAACGTGTGCGAAAAGTTAGCACTCAGTGGAACAAGGGTAATTGTTGCCGGGCTTGATATGGATTATAAGGCGCAACCTTTTGGCCAAATGCCCAACCTCCTTGCTGTTGCTGATTATATAACTAAGCTTCATGCGATCTGTGTGGTGTGTGGCAATATTGCCAACTACTCTTATCGTACCTCAAGTGAAGGCGGACAAGTGGTGCTTGGTGAAAAAGATAAGTATGAGCCGAGATGCAGACATTGTTATCATTTTTAA
- a CDS encoding 3-deoxy-D-manno-octulosonic acid transferase, giving the protein MIFFYNIFRVAYKTAIGFAANWNQKARNWVDGRKNWQQELNAKWNVAPGKPVVWMHCASLGEFEQGRPIIEQIKTQYPNSKILVTFFSPSGYEVRKNYLGADHVMYLPFDSAGNAAAFLDIVQPKLAIFVKYELWHYYLAELNNRKIETILVSGIFRPSQAFFQWWGSFNRNMLQLFSQLFVQNAASKALLDGIGLSDKTTVAGDTRFDRVITAAEHWKPIEIVDTFCGTDPVMVAGSTWTEDETILAEWMKGNEKYKLIIAPHEIKTENIKRLKTLFNNSITFSQLSTHNAHLITHNCLIVDNIGYLSRLYKYASICYVGGGFNKSGHHNILEAAVYGNPVITGPNFEKFKESVDLKKLGASFTIINAVELKEVMLKMDIAAAGTIAENYVKENAGATATIIDWLQEKRLFTNA; this is encoded by the coding sequence ATGATCTTCTTTTACAACATATTCCGGGTTGCATACAAAACAGCCATAGGCTTTGCCGCAAATTGGAACCAAAAAGCTAGAAATTGGGTTGATGGCCGTAAAAACTGGCAGCAGGAATTAAACGCCAAATGGAATGTAGCGCCGGGAAAACCTGTGGTGTGGATGCATTGTGCCTCCCTCGGCGAATTTGAACAGGGACGACCCATTATTGAACAGATCAAGACCCAATATCCAAATTCCAAAATCCTGGTTACTTTCTTCTCTCCCTCGGGTTATGAAGTGCGTAAGAATTACTTAGGCGCAGATCATGTGATGTACCTGCCATTCGATTCAGCAGGAAATGCGGCTGCCTTTCTTGATATTGTTCAACCGAAGCTCGCCATTTTTGTGAAGTACGAGCTCTGGCATTACTACCTGGCCGAACTGAACAACAGGAAGATCGAAACAATTCTGGTGTCGGGTATCTTTCGTCCTTCGCAGGCATTTTTTCAATGGTGGGGAAGTTTTAATAGAAACATGCTGCAACTGTTTTCGCAATTGTTTGTACAAAACGCAGCTTCAAAAGCATTGTTGGATGGAATTGGACTGAGTGATAAAACAACTGTTGCCGGTGATACACGTTTTGATCGTGTAATAACTGCTGCTGAGCATTGGAAACCCATAGAAATTGTTGACACTTTTTGTGGGACTGATCCAGTGATGGTAGCTGGCAGTACATGGACAGAAGATGAAACAATTCTTGCTGAATGGATGAAGGGCAATGAAAAATATAAGCTGATTATTGCGCCGCACGAGATCAAGACAGAAAATATCAAACGTTTAAAAACATTATTTAACAATTCAATTACGTTCTCCCAACTATCCACTCATAACGCACACCTCATAACTCATAATTGTCTTATAGTAGACAACATTGGTTACCTCTCACGTCTTTACAAATACGCTTCGATATGTTATGTTGGTGGAGGTTTCAACAAAAGTGGCCATCATAACATTTTAGAAGCTGCTGTGTATGGCAATCCTGTTATTACAGGACCAAATTTTGAAAAGTTTAAAGAAAGTGTTGACTTGAAAAAACTCGGTGCAAGTTTTACAATCATTAATGCTGTAGAGCTAAAAGAAGTTATGCTTAAGATGGATATTGCAGCGGCAGGAACAATTGCAGAAAACTATGTAAAGGAAAATGCGGGAGCAACCGCAACTATAATCGATTGGCTTCAGGAAAAACGTCTTTTCACCAATGCATAA
- a CDS encoding DegT/DnrJ/EryC1/StrS family aminotransferase produces MRPIQMVDLKQQYLAIKQEVDTAVLDVLDSSAFINGKPVQELASDLSQYLGSKNTIPCANGTDALQIAMMALNLQPGDEVITASFTYIATVEVVALLRLKPVFVEVDPKTFCIDPDAIRKAITPKTKAIVPVHLYGHAANMDEIMKIAAEHNLYVIEDNAQAIGADYIYPDGTKKKTGSIGTIGCTSFFPSKNLGCYGDGGAMFTNDDALAEQLKMVANHGQKVRYYHEVVGCNSRLDTVQAAVLKIKLKKLDEYIAARRKAADYYDAAFAGHKNITTPYRAPYSNHVFHQYTLTLDGFDNVADVRNGLNAYLAEQKIPSMIYYPVPAHRQQMFASFGGADYNLPITDWLTDRVISLPMHTELEEEQLQLITSKVLEYLNTKS; encoded by the coding sequence ATGCGGCCTATACAGATGGTTGATCTTAAGCAGCAATACCTTGCAATTAAGCAGGAAGTAGACACTGCAGTTCTTGATGTTTTAGATAGTTCAGCTTTTATTAATGGTAAACCCGTGCAGGAACTGGCCAGCGACCTGAGCCAATACCTCGGATCAAAAAATACAATTCCCTGTGCCAACGGAACTGATGCCTTGCAGATTGCGATGATGGCACTTAACCTGCAGCCAGGTGATGAAGTAATTACTGCTTCGTTCACCTACATTGCCACAGTTGAAGTGGTGGCATTGCTCCGTTTAAAACCTGTGTTTGTGGAAGTTGATCCAAAAACATTTTGCATTGATCCGGATGCGATCCGCAAAGCCATTACACCAAAAACAAAAGCGATTGTTCCGGTTCACTTGTATGGTCACGCTGCCAATATGGATGAGATCATGAAGATTGCTGCAGAACATAACCTGTATGTAATTGAAGATAATGCGCAGGCCATTGGTGCAGATTATATTTATCCCGATGGAACAAAAAAGAAAACAGGATCAATTGGTACCATTGGTTGCACATCATTCTTCCCATCTAAAAATTTAGGTTGTTATGGCGATGGTGGTGCGATGTTTACCAACGATGATGCATTGGCGGAGCAATTGAAGATGGTGGCGAACCACGGACAAAAAGTGCGTTACTATCATGAAGTAGTAGGTTGTAATTCCCGTCTTGATACGGTACAAGCCGCTGTATTAAAGATCAAACTCAAAAAACTTGACGAATATATTGCTGCACGCCGCAAAGCGGCAGATTATTATGATGCGGCATTTGCAGGCCATAAAAACATTACTACACCTTATCGTGCGCCATACAGTAATCATGTGTTTCATCAATACACATTAACACTCGATGGTTTTGACAATGTAGCAGATGTAAGAAATGGATTGAATGCTTATTTAGCTGAGCAAAAAATTCCATCGATGATCTATTACCCCGTACCGGCGCATCGTCAGCAAATGTTTGCTTCATTTGGTGGAGCAGATTACAATTTACCAATAACAGACTGGTTGACGGATCGTGTAATTTCTTTACCGATGCATACGGAACTGGAAGAAGAGCAATTGCAGTTGATCACAAGTAAAGTGTTAGAATATCTTAATACAAAATCATAA
- a CDS encoding UDP-glucose dehydrogenase family protein, which translates to MKIAVVGTGYVGLVTGTCFAETGNQVTCVDIDKSKVDKLSNGQITIYEPGLEKIFLRNLKEGRLHFTTNLAEGVKDAAIIFLALPTPPGEDGSADLKYILGVANDLGKILTDYKVIVDKSTVPVGTADKVQAAIAKNFKGEFAVVSNPEFLREGVAVEDFMKPDRVVVGTSDERAKKVMTELYAPFVRSGNPVIFMDEKSAELTKYAANSFLAVKISFMNEIARLCERLGADVDMVRKGIGSDERIGKRFLFPGIGYGGSCFPKDVQALVKSSSEVEYDFEILNAVMKVNEEQKLFLMPKINSYFNGDLKGKRFALWGLAFKPNTDDIREAPALYMIDALTEAGATVHAYDPEAMPNVKQVVGDKIDFAQSQYDALENADALIIATEWSEFRTPEFEKISSMLKNKVIFDGRNVYDREQMKQLGFFYESVGREAVK; encoded by the coding sequence ATGAAAATCGCAGTAGTAGGAACAGGTTATGTAGGTCTCGTAACAGGAACGTGTTTTGCCGAAACAGGCAACCAGGTTACCTGTGTTGATATTGATAAATCAAAAGTTGATAAACTTTCAAACGGGCAGATCACTATTTACGAACCCGGACTTGAAAAAATATTTCTCCGTAACCTCAAAGAAGGTCGGTTGCATTTCACCACCAACCTTGCTGAAGGTGTGAAAGATGCAGCGATCATATTTCTTGCGTTGCCAACACCTCCCGGTGAAGATGGCAGTGCTGATCTGAAATACATTTTAGGTGTGGCCAATGATCTCGGAAAAATTCTTACCGATTATAAAGTGATCGTTGATAAGAGCACAGTGCCGGTTGGCACAGCCGATAAAGTGCAGGCTGCAATTGCGAAAAATTTCAAAGGCGAATTTGCTGTGGTGAGTAACCCGGAATTTTTGCGTGAAGGTGTGGCCGTTGAAGATTTTATGAAACCCGATCGTGTGGTTGTTGGTACAAGTGATGAGCGTGCAAAAAAAGTTATGACTGAGTTGTATGCTCCGTTTGTACGTAGTGGTAACCCGGTGATTTTCATGGATGAGAAAAGCGCTGAGCTTACAAAATATGCAGCCAACTCTTTTTTAGCAGTTAAGATTTCATTTATGAATGAGATTGCACGCTTATGCGAACGTCTTGGCGCAGATGTTGATATGGTGCGTAAGGGTATAGGTAGTGATGAGCGTATCGGTAAGCGTTTTCTTTTTCCGGGTATTGGCTATGGCGGAAGTTGTTTCCCGAAAGATGTGCAGGCATTGGTGAAATCATCCAGCGAAGTGGAATATGATTTTGAAATACTGAATGCAGTGATGAAGGTGAACGAAGAGCAGAAATTATTCCTCATGCCAAAGATCAATTCATATTTCAATGGTGATTTGAAAGGAAAGCGTTTTGCATTGTGGGGATTAGCCTTTAAGCCTAACACGGATGACATTCGTGAAGCACCGGCTTTATACATGATTGATGCGTTAACAGAAGCAGGTGCAACCGTACATGCATACGATCCCGAAGCGATGCCGAATGTAAAGCAAGTAGTGGGCGATAAAATTGATTTCGCACAAAGTCAATACGATGCGTTGGAAAATGCAGATGCATTGATCATTGCAACGGAGTGGAGCGAATTCCGCACACCTGAATTTGAAAAAATTTCTTCCATGCTGAAGAACAAAGTGATTTTCGACGGACGGAATGTGTACGACAGAGAACAAATGAAGCAACTTGGTTTCTTCTACGAAAGTGTAGGAAGAGAAGCAGTGAAGTAA
- a CDS encoding UDP-glucuronic acid decarboxylase family protein, whose protein sequence is MDCKRILITGAAGFLGSHLCDRAIKEGYHVIAMDNLITGDLKNIEHLFKLEQFEFYHHDITKFIHIPGKLDYILHFASPASPIDYLKIPIQTLKVGAHGTHNCLGLAKAKGARILVASTSEVYGDPLVHPQTEEYWGNVNPVGPRGVYDEAKRFMESITMAYNRFHGVETRIIRIFNTYGPRMRLNDGRALPAFIGQALRGEDLTVFGDGSQTRSFCYVDDLVEGIYRLLMSDYDMPVNIGNPTEITLKEFAEEVIKLTGTSQKIVYKDLPVDDPKQRKPDITKAKALLGWEPKVSRAEGLKITYEYFKNLPQEEWSKLPKEFVSMK, encoded by the coding sequence ATGGATTGTAAACGAATATTAATTACAGGTGCTGCAGGTTTTCTCGGTTCGCATTTATGCGACCGTGCAATCAAAGAAGGCTATCATGTAATTGCAATGGATAATCTCATTACCGGTGATTTGAAAAATATTGAACATCTGTTCAAGCTGGAGCAATTTGAGTTCTATCATCACGATATAACCAAGTTCATTCACATTCCGGGTAAGCTGGATTATATCCTGCACTTTGCATCGCCTGCAAGCCCGATCGATTATTTAAAAATCCCGATTCAGACATTGAAGGTTGGTGCGCACGGAACTCATAACTGTTTGGGTTTGGCAAAAGCAAAAGGTGCACGCATTCTTGTTGCTTCAACTTCTGAAGTATATGGGGATCCGTTGGTGCATCCTCAAACAGAAGAGTATTGGGGAAATGTAAATCCTGTTGGTCCACGAGGTGTGTACGATGAGGCTAAGCGTTTCATGGAAAGCATTACGATGGCGTATAACCGCTTTCATGGTGTTGAGACAAGGATCATTCGCATCTTTAACACATACGGCCCACGTATGAGACTCAATGATGGTCGTGCTTTACCTGCTTTCATTGGTCAGGCTTTGCGTGGGGAAGACTTGACGGTATTTGGTGATGGTAGTCAGACACGAAGTTTTTGTTATGTGGATGACCTCGTTGAAGGTATTTATCGTTTGCTTATGAGCGATTATGATATGCCCGTGAATATTGGTAACCCAACAGAAATAACGTTGAAAGAATTTGCAGAAGAAGTGATTAAGTTAACAGGCACATCACAAAAAATTGTTTACAAAGATTTGCCTGTAGACGATCCTAAACAACGCAAACCGGATATTACAAAAGCAAAAGCATTGCTTGGCTGGGAGCCAAAAGTAAGTCGTGCGGAAGGATTGAAGATCACTTATGAGTATTTCAAAAACTTGCCGCAGGAAGAGTGGAGCAAATTGCCGAAAGAGTTTGTGAGCATGAAATGA
- a CDS encoding nucleotide sugar dehydrogenase, protein MYQSLINKEKKVAVVGLGYVGLPLALELAVHMQVIGFDINKKRIEMMQRNEDPSKEVEADRFAGKDIVFTDDSNVLREASFFIVTVPTPVDDHKVPDLTPLEKASETVGKVLKKGDYVIYESTTYPGCTEEDCMPILEQFSGLKGKIDFKIGYSPERINPGDKHHTLSNTIKIVSGCDDESLQEIAAVYESVVKVGVHRAPNIKVAEAGKIIENAQRDLNISLMNELSIIFDRIGINTFDVVEAAGTKWNFHKYTPGLVGGHCIGVDPYYLTYKAQQLGYNSKVIASGRFVNDEMPRYVAKKIIQHIIKHAPNPATAKVLVLGATFKENVADIRNSKVADMVKELLEYNVAVDFVDPHADAEEVHHEYGLTIAGEIGTGYDAIVLAVAHHPYTAFTEEYLLSIANEKAMFADLKGIYRNKISKLKYWSL, encoded by the coding sequence ATGTATCAATCATTAATTAATAAAGAAAAGAAAGTAGCAGTCGTTGGGTTAGGCTATGTGGGATTGCCATTGGCATTGGAACTGGCTGTGCACATGCAGGTGATCGGTTTCGATATCAATAAGAAACGCATTGAAATGATGCAGCGCAATGAAGATCCCAGTAAGGAAGTTGAGGCGGACCGTTTTGCAGGAAAGGATATTGTGTTTACGGATGATAGTAATGTATTAAGAGAAGCTTCCTTCTTTATTGTGACTGTGCCAACACCGGTAGATGATCATAAAGTTCCTGACCTCACCCCATTGGAGAAAGCAAGTGAAACTGTGGGTAAGGTGTTGAAGAAAGGTGATTATGTGATTTATGAAAGCACCACCTATCCCGGTTGTACAGAAGAAGATTGTATGCCGATCCTGGAACAGTTCTCCGGCCTGAAAGGAAAAATTGATTTTAAGATTGGCTACTCACCTGAGCGGATTAATCCGGGTGATAAACATCATACATTAAGCAACACCATCAAGATTGTTTCCGGTTGCGATGATGAATCATTGCAGGAAATTGCTGCGGTGTATGAAAGTGTAGTAAAGGTTGGAGTACATCGTGCACCAAACATTAAAGTAGCAGAAGCAGGAAAGATCATCGAAAATGCGCAGCGTGATCTGAATATTTCATTGATGAATGAACTCTCGATCATTTTCGATCGCATTGGCATTAACACATTTGATGTGGTGGAAGCTGCAGGAACAAAATGGAACTTTCATAAATACACACCGGGCTTAGTAGGCGGCCATTGCATAGGTGTGGACCCTTACTATTTAACTTACAAGGCACAGCAGCTTGGTTATAATTCAAAAGTAATTGCCAGTGGTCGTTTTGTGAATGATGAAATGCCCCGCTATGTAGCAAAGAAAATTATTCAGCATATTATTAAGCATGCACCAAATCCTGCTACTGCAAAAGTGTTGGTGCTGGGTGCAACGTTTAAAGAGAACGTAGCAGATATCCGCAATTCGAAAGTGGCTGATATGGTAAAAGAGTTGCTGGAGTATAATGTAGCTGTAGATTTTGTTGATCCGCATGCTGATGCAGAAGAAGTACATCATGAATATGGTTTAACGATTGCTGGTGAAATTGGAACAGGATATGATGCAATTGTATTGGCAGTAGCGCATCATCCCTATACTGCATTTACAGAAGAGTACTTGTTGTCTATTGCCAATGAGAAAGCCATGTTTGCTGATCTAAAAGGTATCTATCGGAATAAAATTTCAAAACTCAAATACTGGAGTTTATAA
- the rfbB gene encoding dTDP-glucose 4,6-dehydratase, translating into MSTFDKTILVTGGAGFIGSHVIRLFVNKYPNYKIVNGDALTYAGNLENLKDVQDQPNYAFAKIDITDEAAVEQLFNQYHFDAVIHLAAESHVDRSILDPLAFVKTNVLGTAILLNACRKHWAGNLEGKLFYHVSTDEVYGSLGESGFFTEETPYDPHSPYSASKAASDHFVMAYYDTYGLPVVMSNCSNNYGSHHFPEKLIPLMINNIKNNKPLPVYGKGENVRDWLFVEDHARAIDTIFHNGKQGQSYNVGGFNEWKNIDLVHLLCSIMDKKLGRAEGESAKLITYVKDRAGHDLRYAIDATKLNKELGWSPSLQFEEGLEKTVEWYLSNEEWINHVTSGDYQKYYDVQYEKR; encoded by the coding sequence ATGAGCACATTCGATAAAACAATATTGGTGACTGGTGGCGCAGGCTTTATCGGCAGTCACGTAATTCGTCTTTTTGTAAATAAATATCCCAATTACAAAATTGTAAATGGTGATGCTTTAACCTACGCAGGCAACCTGGAGAATCTGAAAGATGTACAGGATCAACCAAACTATGCGTTTGCAAAAATTGATATTACAGATGAAGCAGCTGTTGAACAGCTCTTCAATCAATATCATTTTGATGCTGTAATTCATTTGGCAGCAGAAAGTCATGTTGATCGTAGTATTCTTGATCCATTGGCATTTGTAAAAACAAATGTGTTGGGTACTGCAATTTTGCTGAATGCATGTCGCAAGCATTGGGCCGGTAATCTTGAAGGCAAGCTGTTCTATCATGTTTCAACAGATGAGGTATACGGTTCATTAGGCGAGTCTGGTTTCTTTACAGAAGAAACACCGTACGATCCACATTCTCCATACTCAGCTTCAAAAGCTGCGTCTGATCATTTTGTAATGGCTTATTATGATACTTATGGTTTGCCGGTGGTAATGAGTAACTGCAGCAACAACTATGGTTCACATCATTTTCCGGAAAAATTGATTCCGTTAATGATCAACAATATCAAAAACAACAAGCCATTGCCTGTGTACGGTAAAGGTGAAAATGTTCGTGACTGGTTATTTGTAGAAGATCATGCAAGAGCGATCGATACTATTTTCCATAATGGAAAACAGGGACAGAGTTATAATGTAGGTGGATTCAACGAATGGAAAAATATTGACCTGGTTCATTTGCTCTGCAGCATCATGGATAAAAAACTTGGTCGTGCAGAAGGGGAAAGCGCCAAGCTCATCACTTATGTAAAAGACCGTGCCGGTCATGATCTGCGTTATGCCATTGATGCAACAAAACTCAATAAAGAATTAGGCTGGAGTCCGTCGCTTCAGTTTGAAGAAGGACTAGAGAAAACAGTCGAATGGTATTTAAGTAACGAAGAGTGGATCAACCATGTAACCAGTGGTGATTACCAGAAATATTACGATGTGCAATACGAAAAAAGGTGA
- the rfbC gene encoding dTDP-4-dehydrorhamnose 3,5-epimerase: MAFLQTGFPGLVVFEPNVFGDDRGYFFESYNQQTFEKEGLFYNWVQDNQSSSTYGVIRGLHFQKGEHAQAKLVRCLSGKILDVVVDLRKDSPTFKKVYAVELTSEKKNALLVPRGFAHGFSVLSETAEVLYKCDNFYSKQSEGGLLYKDPTLNINWRIESGREIVSGKDLLNSSFTDLGEDSLF, encoded by the coding sequence ATGGCTTTTTTACAAACAGGATTCCCGGGCTTAGTAGTGTTTGAACCAAACGTATTTGGCGACGACCGGGGTTATTTCTTTGAATCATACAACCAACAGACTTTCGAGAAGGAAGGATTGTTTTATAACTGGGTGCAGGATAATCAATCGAGTTCTACTTACGGCGTTATCCGTGGGCTGCATTTTCAAAAAGGCGAACATGCACAGGCAAAGTTGGTTCGTTGCTTAAGTGGAAAAATCCTGGATGTAGTAGTTGATCTGCGTAAAGATTCACCCACTTTCAAAAAGGTGTATGCTGTTGAATTAACATCAGAGAAGAAAAATGCATTACTTGTGCCACGTGGATTTGCACATGGTTTTTCTGTATTAAGCGAAACGGCTGAAGTGTTGTACAAATGCGATAATTTCTACAGTAAACAAAGTGAAGGCGGTTTGTTGTACAAAGATCCAACTCTGAATATTAATTGGCGAATTGAAAGCGGTAGAGAAATCGTTTCAGGGAAAGATCTGCTCAATTCATCATTTACTGATCTGGGCGAAGACAGCCTCTTTTAA
- the rfbD gene encoding dTDP-4-dehydrorhamnose reductase: protein MEKPVILVTGSNGQLGKELQQLADTYQQYSFVFASREDLKLHHFGLVENFFIATKPKYCINCAAYTAVDKAENEQEMAMLVNGEAVGHLASVCKKYKTKFIHISTDYVFDGESETPYKEDGATGPINTYGKSKLLGEQLCMKEDEDAIIIRTAWVYSSFGHNFVKTMMRLMNERNELNVVADQIGSPTYAADLAKAILDIISSGKWVSGIYHYSNEGKISWYEFAQAIKEITSSKAIVHPIETAQYPTPARRPHYSLLNKEKIKSTFNVAVPEWKESLQKCIGILQDA from the coding sequence ATGGAAAAGCCGGTTATACTTGTTACAGGTAGTAATGGTCAGCTTGGGAAAGAGTTGCAACAACTTGCAGATACTTATCAGCAATATAGTTTTGTATTTGCTTCAAGAGAAGACCTGAAGCTTCACCACTTTGGGTTAGTTGAGAACTTTTTTATTGCAACGAAGCCGAAGTATTGTATTAACTGTGCAGCTTATACGGCAGTTGATAAAGCCGAGAACGAACAGGAAATGGCCATGCTAGTAAATGGAGAAGCTGTTGGTCACCTTGCATCTGTTTGTAAAAAATATAAAACGAAGTTCATTCATATCTCTACTGATTATGTGTTTGATGGCGAAAGTGAAACGCCTTACAAAGAAGATGGTGCGACTGGTCCCATCAACACCTATGGTAAATCAAAACTTTTAGGTGAGCAGTTGTGCATGAAAGAAGATGAAGATGCCATCATTATTCGTACTGCTTGGGTGTATTCTTCATTTGGTCACAACTTTGTGAAAACAATGATGCGGTTAATGAATGAACGCAATGAATTAAATGTTGTAGCTGATCAAATCGGTTCTCCAACCTATGCTGCTGATCTTGCAAAAGCAATTCTCGATATCATTTCTTCCGGCAAATGGGTGAGTGGTATTTATCATTATAGCAACGAAGGAAAGATCAGTTGGTATGAATTTGCTCAGGCTATTAAAGAAATAACCAGTAGTAAAGCCATTGTGCATCCAATTGAAACAGCTCAATACCCAACACCCGCACGTCGCCCTCATTATTCTTTGCTTAATAAAGAAAAGATCAAATCAACCTTTAATGTGGCCGTTCCGGAGTGGAAAGAGAGCTTGCAAAAATGTATCGGCATCTTGCAGGATGCCTGA